Genomic segment of Streptomyces sp. NA02950:
CGAACACATCCTGCTCGCCCTCCTCGAGTTCGAGGACGGCTCGGGCCCGCTCACCACCCTCGGTGTCGACAAGGCCGCCGCCTCGGAGCACATCGCCCGTGCCATCGCCGAGATCGCCGCCGCCCGCGGCCAGGAGTGACGCCCGGCCGCCGGCGTCATCGAGATCCCGGGTGGCCGCCGATGGGGTCATGAGGGGGTAAGGAAAAGGCCGCCGTCCTGCTTCTCGCAGGTCAGCGGCCTCTTCGAAGAGGGTGAGTAACGGGACTCGAACCCGCGACATCCTGGACCACAACCAGGTGCTCTACCAGCTGAGCTATACCCACCATGACCGGTGCTTTCCGCACCGGCCGAGAAAAAGTGTACAGGGTCGGCGGGGGTGCTCGCGCCCGGCTTTCGGGGAGCCGGGCACGAGCGGTGGATCATGCGTGCCGGGCGGGCAGGACGTGCTTGGCCGCGATCGACTTCGCCGTGTCCGAGTCCGGGCCGGGCTGGGGCACGAAGACCGCCTCCCGGTAGTAGCGCAGCTCGGCGATCGACTCGTGGATGTCGGCGAGCGCGCGGTGGTTGCCGTTCTTCTTGGGGCTGTTGAAGTAGGCCCGCGGATACCAGCGGCGGGCCAGCTCCTTGATCGAGGAGACGTCGACGATCCGGTAGTGCAGATAGCTCTCGAGGGTGGGCATGTCACGGAGCAGGAAGCCGCGGTCGGTGCTGACCGAGTTTCCGCACAGCGGGGCCTTGCCCGCCTCCGGGACGTGCTCGCGGATGTACGCCAGGACCTGCTCCTGGGCGTCCTCCAGCGTGGTGCCCCCGTCGAGCTCGGCGAGCAGGCCGGAGGCCGTGTGCATCTCACGCACCACCTCGGGCATGGTGACCAGCGACTCGGCGGGCGGCCGGACAACGATGTCCACCCCGTCGCCCAGGATGTTCAGCTCGGAGTCCGTGACCAGCGCGGCCACCTCGATGAGCGCGTCGTCCGACAGCGAGAGCCCGGTCATCTCGCAGTCGATCCACACCATGCGATCGTTCATACGTCTCACCCTACGGGGCGTTCCCGCTGGCCGGGGAGGGTCGGACGGCCCGAAGCGCGTCCCGCCGCCTGCTCGGGCAGGCGTGGGGCGTACGCGTCCGATTCCGGCTTGCCCGGGTCCGTGCCACCGTGCGGATGCGGAGGGTGATGGTGGTGGGCCGCGGAGTGACCGAGCGGCGCGCCGGGGCGCCGCAGCGGCAGGGCGTGCTCGCCCGCGCGCTGCTCGATCATCTCGGCCCGCTCCGGCCGGTCCACCCGCTCGCCCCGCTCCAGCCGCTCCAGCCGGTCCGGCCGCTCCGCGGAGCCGCCCTGCGGCCTGCGGGCGCGGTACGCGGCCCGGTAGGCAGCCGGGGAGGACCCCAGCTGACGCCGGAAGTGGCCGCGCAGGGCCACCGGGGAACGGAAGCCGCAGCGCCCGGCGACCTCGTCGACCGAGTAGTCGGAGGTCTCCAGGAGCCGCTGCGCCTGGAGCACCCGCTGGGTGATCAGCCACTGGAGTGGAGCGCTCCCAGTGAGGGACCGGAAACGCCGGTCGAAGGTGCGGCGGCTCATATAGGCGCGCGCGGCCAGGGCCTCGACATCGAACTGCTCGTGCAGATGCTCGAGGGCCCACGCCACCACCTCGGCGAGCGGATCCGCGCCGATCTCCTCTGGTAAGGACCTGTCCAGATAGCGCTCCTGTCCTCCACCGCGGCGCGGCGGCACGA
This window contains:
- the orn gene encoding oligoribonuclease, whose product is MNDRMVWIDCEMTGLSLSDDALIEVAALVTDSELNILGDGVDIVVRPPAESLVTMPEVVREMHTASGLLAELDGGTTLEDAQEQVLAYIREHVPEAGKAPLCGNSVSTDRGFLLRDMPTLESYLHYRIVDVSSIKELARRWYPRAYFNSPKKNGNHRALADIHESIAELRYYREAVFVPQPGPDSDTAKSIAAKHVLPARHA
- a CDS encoding helix-turn-helix domain-containing protein; this translates as MSQDSTTVPETSRKLSGRRRREIVAVLLFSGGPIFESSIPLSVFGIDRQDAGVPRYRLLVCAGEDVPLRTTGGLELTAPYGLEALSRAGTVVVPAWRSITQPPPAAALDALRRAHEEGARIVGLCTGAFVLAAAGLLDGRPATTHWMYAPTLAKRYPSVHVDPRELFVDDGDVLTSAGTAAGIDLCLHIVRTDHGADAAGALARRLVVPPRRGGGQERYLDRSLPEEIGADPLAEVVAWALEHLHEQFDVEALAARAYMSRRTFDRRFRSLTGSAPLQWLITQRVLQAQRLLETSDYSVDEVAGRCGFRSPVALRGHFRRQLGSSPAAYRAAYRARRPQGGSAERPDRLERLERGERVDRPERAEMIEQRAGEHALPLRRPGAPLGHSAAHHHHPPHPHGGTDPGKPESDAYAPRLPEQAAGRASGRPTLPGQRERPVG